From the Perca flavescens isolate YP-PL-M2 chromosome 21, PFLA_1.0, whole genome shotgun sequence genome, one window contains:
- the sbk1 gene encoding serine/threonine-protein kinase SBK1 isoform X1, with protein sequence MQDHGGERQVASSLPHSVKASLSLSPSGPGRVGSGGGSPTSKMGYYGGVPVEDMQALAITSLSAADVAKQYEHIRELGKGTYGKVDLVAHRTQGTKMALKFVTKNKTKLKSFLREYSLTGSLSCSPFIIKVLDVLFETEDSYVFGQEYAPAGDLFDIIPPQVGLPEEMVKRCMQQLGLALDFMHSKNLVHRDVKPENVLLFDRECRRIKLADFGMTRRVGSRVKRVSGTIPYTAPEVCRASRAEGFLVTTSLDVWAFGVLVFCMLTGNFPWEAALPADAFYEEFRRWQKAGCPVGTYPSQWRRFTDDALRMFQRLLAAEPEKRCGVKDVFCFVKYELVSELRRRASCRAKRGERSSSGVCTGSCTSSSSATSSRSSHRHPEPSTPPGTSCLRPAPLKRSVLSDPLSPREESGQHQSPSRDKNKSQMMMATAIEICV encoded by the exons TCTGCCCCACAGCGTCAAGGCGAGcctgtctctttctccatctggGCCGGGACGGGTGGGCAGTGGCGGGGGCTCCCCTACATCCAAGATGGGCTACTATGGAGGGGTGCCTGTGGAGGACATGCAGGCCCTGGCCATCACTTCTCTGTCGGCAGCAGATGTAGCCAAACAATATGAGCACATCCGCGAGCTGGGGAAGGGCACGTATGGCAAGGTGGACCTAGTGGCACACCGGACGCAGG gcaccaaaatggcGCTGAAGTTTGTTACCAAGAACAAGACGAAGCTGAAGAGTTTCCTGCGGGAGTACAGTCTAACCGGCTCACTTAGTTGCAGTCCCTTCATTATCAAAGTCCTGGACGTGCTCTTTGAGACGGAGGACAGCTATGTGTTTGGACAAGAATATGCCCCCGCTGGGGACCTATTCGACATCATCCCCCCACAG GTGGGTCTGCCAGAGGAAATGGTCAAACGCTGCATGCAACAACTGGGCTTGGCCCTTGACTTTATGCACAGTAAAAACCTGGTGCATCGGGATGTCAAACCTGAGAATGTGCTCCTATTTGACCGCGAGTGCCGCCGCATCAAACTGGCTGACTTTGGTATGACCCGACGCGTGGGAAGCCGTGTGAAACGGGTGAGTGGCACCATCCCCTATACAGCGCCAGAGGTGTGCCGCGCTAGCCGTGCTGAAGGTTTCCTTGTGACCACCAGTCTGGATGTGTGGGCGTTCGGGGTTCTGGTCTTCTGTATGCTGACAGGCAATTTCCCCTGGGAGGCAGCGCTGCCGGCGGATGCCTTCTATGAGGAGTTTCGGCGTTGGCAGAAAGCAGGTTGTCCTGTGGGGACGTACCCGTCTCAGTGGCGCCGTTTCACTGATGACGCCTTGCGCATGTTTCAGCGGCTGCTCGCTGCTGAGCCGGAAAAACGTTGCGGAGTCAAGGACGTCTTCTGCTTTGTCAAGTATGAGCTGGTCAGCGAGCTCAGGCGCAGAGCATCTTGCCGAGCCAAGAGAGGTGAAAGGTCAAGTTCGGGAGTGTGCACTGGCAGTTGCACTTCCTCGTCGTCCGCCACTTCGTCACGTTCCTCCCACAGACACCCCGAGCCCTCAACCCCTCCAGGAACATCCTGCCTGCGCCCGGCACCACTTAAACGCAGTGTCCTGTCCGACCCGCTATCTCCCAGAGAGGAGTCTGGACAGCACCAGTCTCCGAGCCGAGACAAGAACAAAAGCCAGATGATGATGGCAACTGCCATCGAAATCTGTGTGTG
- the sbk1 gene encoding serine/threonine-protein kinase SBK1 isoform X2 — protein MCANSLPHSVKASLSLSPSGPGRVGSGGGSPTSKMGYYGGVPVEDMQALAITSLSAADVAKQYEHIRELGKGTYGKVDLVAHRTQGTKMALKFVTKNKTKLKSFLREYSLTGSLSCSPFIIKVLDVLFETEDSYVFGQEYAPAGDLFDIIPPQVGLPEEMVKRCMQQLGLALDFMHSKNLVHRDVKPENVLLFDRECRRIKLADFGMTRRVGSRVKRVSGTIPYTAPEVCRASRAEGFLVTTSLDVWAFGVLVFCMLTGNFPWEAALPADAFYEEFRRWQKAGCPVGTYPSQWRRFTDDALRMFQRLLAAEPEKRCGVKDVFCFVKYELVSELRRRASCRAKRGERSSSGVCTGSCTSSSSATSSRSSHRHPEPSTPPGTSCLRPAPLKRSVLSDPLSPREESGQHQSPSRDKNKSQMMMATAIEICV, from the exons ATGTGCGCCAACAg TCTGCCCCACAGCGTCAAGGCGAGcctgtctctttctccatctggGCCGGGACGGGTGGGCAGTGGCGGGGGCTCCCCTACATCCAAGATGGGCTACTATGGAGGGGTGCCTGTGGAGGACATGCAGGCCCTGGCCATCACTTCTCTGTCGGCAGCAGATGTAGCCAAACAATATGAGCACATCCGCGAGCTGGGGAAGGGCACGTATGGCAAGGTGGACCTAGTGGCACACCGGACGCAGG gcaccaaaatggcGCTGAAGTTTGTTACCAAGAACAAGACGAAGCTGAAGAGTTTCCTGCGGGAGTACAGTCTAACCGGCTCACTTAGTTGCAGTCCCTTCATTATCAAAGTCCTGGACGTGCTCTTTGAGACGGAGGACAGCTATGTGTTTGGACAAGAATATGCCCCCGCTGGGGACCTATTCGACATCATCCCCCCACAG GTGGGTCTGCCAGAGGAAATGGTCAAACGCTGCATGCAACAACTGGGCTTGGCCCTTGACTTTATGCACAGTAAAAACCTGGTGCATCGGGATGTCAAACCTGAGAATGTGCTCCTATTTGACCGCGAGTGCCGCCGCATCAAACTGGCTGACTTTGGTATGACCCGACGCGTGGGAAGCCGTGTGAAACGGGTGAGTGGCACCATCCCCTATACAGCGCCAGAGGTGTGCCGCGCTAGCCGTGCTGAAGGTTTCCTTGTGACCACCAGTCTGGATGTGTGGGCGTTCGGGGTTCTGGTCTTCTGTATGCTGACAGGCAATTTCCCCTGGGAGGCAGCGCTGCCGGCGGATGCCTTCTATGAGGAGTTTCGGCGTTGGCAGAAAGCAGGTTGTCCTGTGGGGACGTACCCGTCTCAGTGGCGCCGTTTCACTGATGACGCCTTGCGCATGTTTCAGCGGCTGCTCGCTGCTGAGCCGGAAAAACGTTGCGGAGTCAAGGACGTCTTCTGCTTTGTCAAGTATGAGCTGGTCAGCGAGCTCAGGCGCAGAGCATCTTGCCGAGCCAAGAGAGGTGAAAGGTCAAGTTCGGGAGTGTGCACTGGCAGTTGCACTTCCTCGTCGTCCGCCACTTCGTCACGTTCCTCCCACAGACACCCCGAGCCCTCAACCCCTCCAGGAACATCCTGCCTGCGCCCGGCACCACTTAAACGCAGTGTCCTGTCCGACCCGCTATCTCCCAGAGAGGAGTCTGGACAGCACCAGTCTCCGAGCCGAGACAAGAACAAAAGCCAGATGATGATGGCAACTGCCATCGAAATCTGTGTGTG